DNA from Haloferax volcanii DS2:
GACGGTCCAGACGAGCATCAAGAGGACGAATATCGCCAGCTCGGACTGGACTTCGAACATGTAGATTAGACAGACATTCTTGGAGTAATGAATGTACGGACTACGGAATCGACCGACTCGGTGCGGGCCGGGAGCCGTCGCCCGCGACGAGACAGAGCAGTGCTGGAATCTGAGAACCAGCACAACCCACTTCCCCCGTGTTGACCGACTGACTACCAATGGCTGATTCCACGAGCGGCGTCGCGGAGGCGAAAGCCGACACACTGCGGGAACAACACCTCCAGCTCCTGCTGGAAATCGAGCCTGCAAAGCGCTGTTCGTGCCCGTTAGCCGGCCCCGACTCGGCGGTCGAAGACGTCCACACGCAGCTCGACGGCGACGTCTGCCACGCCGAGGTGACCGTCGGCGACGGGGACGCCTCGAAAGTGGTCCACGCGACGACGAGCGTCGGCGACGACTGTCTCTGCCGGGCGTTCGCCGAGTTCGAATGCGTACCGCGAATCCGCCGCGCCGACGGCGAGTGTATCGTCGTCGAGACGTATCTCTCGGACCGCGCGGTCATCACCGACCTCGTGGAGCGGCTCGACGAACTGACCGAGCGGGTCTGTCTCAGGCGACTCACCTCCGACGGGCGCGGCGATTCGACCGAGTCGAAGACGGCGACTATCGACCTCTCGTCGCTCACGGCGAAACAGCGCGAGGCGGCGCTCATCGCCGTCCACCACGGCTACTACGAGACGCCGCGACGGACGGAGTTGGCGACGCTCGCGGAGGCGCTCGGCATCTCGAAGTCGGCGCTCTCCCAGCGGTTGAACGCCGTGGAAGCCAAGCTCGCGACGGCGGTGTTCGACTCCGAGTAATCCCTCGACTACCCCGCAAAAACGGCAGACAGCTGACGTTCGAGACGGCTCGGTGCGACGTCGAGTATATAAACCGCTTCATTATCCAGCGGGTGGCCTACCGAGGCCGCCACCCTCGGTACGTGTGTAACCATGAACGACCCACAACAGCCGCGACTGACTCCGCTCGACGAGTGGGAGACGGAAGCGGCGAACATCCTCGACGGGGGCGATTACGACGCCGAGTTGGGACTGCGGATGGCCCGCGACGCGATTCGGGTCTCGAACGGCGAACTCTCAGACGAGGCGTTCCACGAGAAGTACCACGAGGCGGTCGTCGCGGAGTTCGGTGAGGACGCCCGCCCGACCGAACCGGAGGGGTTCGATGAGTGACGACGGACGCGGCTCGACGGGAGGTGGTGGCGACGGCGACGGCGACGGCGTGTTCAGACGCGACGTGCTGAAAGCCAGCGGGGCCGCGGCCGTCGCGCTCGGACTCGGGGGCGGCGGCTACGCCTCCTCGCTGGCCGAGACCGCCACCGAACCGGCGTCGAGGCAGAACCCCGGCATCGAGAGCTACGTCGGACAGGACGAGATTATCAGGACGGCGTGCGCGCCGAACTGTCGCGGGAAGTGTCCGCTCGAAGCGCACGTCCGCGACGGACGCGTCAGGAAAATCGAGCCGCAGATTCCCGAAGACGAGCGGTACAAACGCGCCTGTACCCTCGGGCTGTCGCACACCCAGCGCATCTACAACGCCACGCGGCTCAAGTACCCGATGAAGCGCGTCGGCTGGGAGCCGGGGAGTCCGAACCCCGAGGGCCGCGGCGACGCCGCCGAGTTCGAGCGCGTCACGTGGGACGAGGCGCTCGACTACATCGCCGCGGAGATGGAGCGCGTCCGCGACGACTACGGCCCCGAGAGCGTCTACTTCGAGACGGGGTCGGGGAACAACGGCATCAGCGGCACCATCCAGAGCCGGCTGTCGTCGCTGTTCGGCGGGACTCAGAAGTCGTGGTCCATCGACATCAACGTCGGACTCGGCTTCAGTCGACTCGCCGGGGCCGGCTTCTTCAACGTCCCGACCAACGAGGTCGTCGACTGGCGGAACGCGAACACGGTCATCGTCTGGGGGTCGGACATCTTCGCCAGCAACCTCCAACAGGACGCCTCGAAGCTCCTCGACGCGGTCGAAAACGGCGCGAAGCTCGTCTGCGTCGACCCGGTGTACACGAACACCGCCGCGAAGGCCGACCTCTGGCTCCCCATCAAGCCGGGGAAGGACACGCTCCTGACCCTGTCGATGATTAAGACAGTCCTCGCCGACGAGACCTACGACACCGAGTTCCTTCGGAAGCGGACACTCGGGCCGGCGCTCGTCCGCGACGACACGGGCGAACTGCTCGACGCGAGCGACGTGTTCGACGACGTGACCGAGGACCTGCCCGTCGCGGTCGACGAATCGACGGGCGAGCCGGTCGCGCTCGAACCCGAGACGTACGGTGAGTACGCGCTGTTCGGTGAGTACACCGTCGCTGGCGTCGACTGCCACACGGCGCTTTCGCTCCTCGAAGAACACGTCTCCGACTACGACCCCGACGCCGTCGCCGCCGAGGTCGGCATCAACGCCGACAACATCCGCACCGCGGTGCGCTGGCTCGCAACGCGCGGCCCCGGCGGCATCGCCTCCGGCTACGGCGTCGACCGCTACAAGTACGGTCACACCTTCGGGCAGGCGTACGCCATCCTCCTCGGGCTGACCGGCGACTTCGGTCGCCACGGGAGCATTCAGGGGAGCCACCCGCTCGGCGGGTCGTACGACAACGGCGGCTACGACGCCCCCGAGGACGGGCCCGGAACCACGTCGCTCCCGCAGACGGACATCCTCACCGCGATAGAGTCCGGCGACCCCTACCAGCTAAAGGTGATGTACTCACAGGAGTCGAACTTCATCGCCAACCAGATGCCGGACAGACAGCGGTGGCTGGAGGCGTCGAAGAAACTCGACCTCATCGCCGTCGCCGACATGCACCACACGCCGTCGGTCCAGCACGCGGACATCATCCTCCCCGCGTCCCACTGGTTCGAACGCGAGGACGTCGTCGACACGTGGGGCGGCCACCCGCACATCATGTACCGCCAGCCCGCCCACGACCCGCTGTGGGAGTCGAAGTCCGACCACTGGATGCTGGTCAGGCTGGCCGAGCGCCTCGGCTTCGGTGACTACTTCAACCGCGATAAGTCGGCGACGCTCCGAGAACTGCTCGCCAACGACGACGAGGTGGACTACGAGACGCTGAAAGAACAGGGAACGGTGAAGGTGAGCACGCCGGTCGTCAAGTTCACTGGGGAGTTCAACACCCCGTCGGGCCGGCTGGAACTGTACGACGAGGACGCGCCGACCGAAGGCGGCGTCACGCTGGAACTGCCGAAGCACATCGAGAGCCGGACGGCCGACGACTGGGACACGGCGGAGGACTACCCGCTGATGTTCATCCAGAAGCACTCGAAGTGGCGCATCCACTCGCAGTACGAGTACCAAAACTGGCTGCGGGAGATAAACAACGAGCCGCAGTTGGACATCAACCCGAAGGACGCCGCGGCCCGCGGCATCGAAGACGGCGACTACGTCCGCGTCCACAACGAGCGCGGCGAGATGGTCGTGAAGGCGAAGCTGAACGACGGGATGCAGCCCGGGCTGGTGAACACCGACCAAGGCTGGTGGGGAAGCGACTACGTCCGCGGCCACCACAACGACCTGACCCACACGGACGTGTGTGAGGTGACGGGGAACTTCGCGTTCTACGACACCAGAGTCGAGGTCGAACCGGCACCGAGCGACGTCGACACGAGCAAGTACACGAGCGACCAGCCGACCGGTTCGGGCGCGAC
Protein-coding regions in this window:
- a CDS encoding helix-turn-helix domain-containing protein is translated as MADSTSGVAEAKADTLREQHLQLLLEIEPAKRCSCPLAGPDSAVEDVHTQLDGDVCHAEVTVGDGDASKVVHATTSVGDDCLCRAFAEFECVPRIRRADGECIVVETYLSDRAVITDLVERLDELTERVCLRRLTSDGRGDSTESKTATIDLSSLTAKQREAALIAVHHGYYETPRRTELATLAEALGISKSALSQRLNAVEAKLATAVFDSE
- a CDS encoding molybdopterin-dependent oxidoreductase, whose translation is MSDDGRGSTGGGGDGDGDGVFRRDVLKASGAAAVALGLGGGGYASSLAETATEPASRQNPGIESYVGQDEIIRTACAPNCRGKCPLEAHVRDGRVRKIEPQIPEDERYKRACTLGLSHTQRIYNATRLKYPMKRVGWEPGSPNPEGRGDAAEFERVTWDEALDYIAAEMERVRDDYGPESVYFETGSGNNGISGTIQSRLSSLFGGTQKSWSIDINVGLGFSRLAGAGFFNVPTNEVVDWRNANTVIVWGSDIFASNLQQDASKLLDAVENGAKLVCVDPVYTNTAAKADLWLPIKPGKDTLLTLSMIKTVLADETYDTEFLRKRTLGPALVRDDTGELLDASDVFDDVTEDLPVAVDESTGEPVALEPETYGEYALFGEYTVAGVDCHTALSLLEEHVSDYDPDAVAAEVGINADNIRTAVRWLATRGPGGIASGYGVDRYKYGHTFGQAYAILLGLTGDFGRHGSIQGSHPLGGSYDNGGYDAPEDGPGTTSLPQTDILTAIESGDPYQLKVMYSQESNFIANQMPDRQRWLEASKKLDLIAVADMHHTPSVQHADIILPASHWFEREDVVDTWGGHPHIMYRQPAHDPLWESKSDHWMLVRLAERLGFGDYFNRDKSATLRELLANDDEVDYETLKEQGTVKVSTPVVKFTGEFNTPSGRLELYDEDAPTEGGVTLELPKHIESRTADDWDTAEDYPLMFIQKHSKWRIHSQYEYQNWLREINNEPQLDINPKDAAARGIEDGDYVRVHNERGEMVVKAKLNDGMQPGLVNTDQGWWGSDYVRGHHNDLTHTDVCEVTGNFAFYDTRVEVEPAPSDVDTSKYTSDQPTGSGATSAGAGGD
- a CDS encoding 4Fe-4S ferredoxin N-terminal domain-containing protein, which translates into the protein MNDPQQPRLTPLDEWETEAANILDGGDYDAELGLRMARDAIRVSNGELSDEAFHEKYHEAVVAEFGEDARPTEPEGFDE